The Pseudomonas triclosanedens genome has a window encoding:
- a CDS encoding dihydroorotase yields the protein MTVSIRGAHLIDPAAGLDKICDLHIEAGRIVAIGDAPEGFHAAQEIDAAGLIAAPGLVDLSVALREPGYSRKGSIESETRAAAAGGVTSLCFPPQTRPVLDTPAVAELILDRAREAGNAKVFPIGALTKGLAGEQLSELVALRDAGCVAFTNGLAPMASNRVLLRSLEYAATFDLTVIFTSQDADLAEGGLAHEGPTASFRGLAGIPETAETVALARNLLLVEQAGVRAHFSQLTSARGVELIAQAQARGLPVTADVALYQLILTDEALADFSSLYHVQPPLRSHKDRDALREAVKSGVIQAIASHHQPHEADAKNAPFAATDPGISSVELLLPLAMTLVQDGLLDLPTLLERLSSGPAAALRLPAGKLAVGAAADVVLFEADGQTLAGETWHSRGQNCPFLGHCLPSVVRCTLVDGHIVHAV from the coding sequence ATGACCGTCAGTATTCGTGGCGCCCACCTGATCGACCCGGCCGCCGGCCTGGACAAGATCTGCGACCTGCACATCGAGGCCGGCCGCATCGTCGCTATCGGCGACGCTCCCGAAGGTTTCCACGCCGCCCAGGAAATCGACGCAGCCGGCCTGATCGCCGCGCCCGGCCTGGTGGACCTGAGCGTCGCCCTGCGCGAGCCGGGCTATAGCCGCAAGGGCAGTATCGAGAGCGAAACCCGCGCCGCCGCCGCCGGTGGCGTCACCAGCCTGTGCTTCCCGCCGCAGACCAGGCCGGTGCTGGATACCCCCGCCGTCGCCGAACTGATCCTCGACCGTGCCCGCGAAGCCGGCAATGCCAAGGTCTTCCCCATTGGGGCGCTGACCAAGGGCCTGGCCGGCGAGCAACTGTCCGAGCTGGTCGCCCTGCGCGACGCAGGCTGCGTAGCCTTCACCAACGGCCTGGCGCCGATGGCCAGCAACCGCGTTCTGCTGCGCTCGCTGGAATACGCAGCCACCTTCGACCTGACTGTGATCTTCACCTCCCAGGACGCCGACCTGGCCGAAGGCGGCCTTGCCCACGAAGGCCCGACCGCCAGCTTCCGTGGCCTGGCCGGCATCCCGGAAACCGCCGAGACCGTGGCGCTGGCGCGCAACCTGCTGCTGGTCGAACAGGCCGGCGTGCGCGCTCACTTCAGTCAACTGACCAGCGCCCGCGGCGTCGAACTGATAGCCCAGGCCCAGGCTCGCGGCCTGCCGGTCACCGCCGACGTCGCGCTGTACCAGTTGATCCTCACCGACGAGGCATTGGCGGACTTCTCCAGCCTGTACCACGTACAGCCGCCGCTGCGCTCCCACAAGGACCGCGACGCCCTGCGCGAAGCGGTGAAGAGCGGTGTGATCCAGGCCATCGCCAGCCATCACCAGCCCCACGAAGCGGACGCCAAGAACGCACCGTTCGCAGCGACCGACCCTGGCATCAGCAGCGTCGAACTGCTGCTGCCACTGGCGATGACGCTGGTTCAGGACGGCCTGCTCGACCTGCCGACACTGCTCGAACGCCTATCCAGCGGCCCAGCCGCGGCGCTGCGCCTGCCGGCCGGCAAGCTGGCAGTGGGCGCGGCTGCCGACGTGGTGCTGTTCGAGGCCGACGGCCAGACCCTCGCAGGTGAGACCTGGCACTCACGTGGCCAGAACTGCCCGTTCCTCGGCCACTGCCTGCCGAGCGTGGTGCGCTGCACCCTGGTGGACGGGCATATCGTCCACGCGGTGTAA
- a CDS encoding aspartate carbamoyltransferase catalytic subunit: protein MPTDAKRPLQLNDLGQLRHFLSLDGLSRELLTEILDTADSFLEVGARAVKKVPLLRGKTVCNVFFENSTRTRTTFELAAQRLSADVISLNVSTSSTSKGETLTDTLRNLEAMAADMFVVRHSDSGAAHFIAEHVSPNVAVINGGDGRHGHPTQGMLDMLTIRRHKGSFENLSVAIVGDILHSRVARSDMLALKTLGCPDIRVIAPRTLLPVGLEEQYGVKVYTDANEGLKDVDVIIMLRLQRERMAGGLLPSEGEFFRLYGLTRKRLKLAKPDAIVMHPGPINRGVEIDSAVADGEQSVILNQVTYGIAIRMAVLSMAMSGQNAQRQLEQEDAQ from the coding sequence ATGCCGACCGACGCCAAGCGCCCGCTGCAGCTCAACGATCTGGGCCAGCTGCGCCACTTTCTCTCGCTCGACGGGTTGTCCCGCGAACTGCTGACCGAAATCCTCGATACCGCCGACTCCTTCCTCGAAGTCGGCGCCCGCGCGGTGAAGAAAGTCCCGCTGCTGCGTGGCAAGACCGTGTGCAACGTGTTCTTCGAGAACTCCACGCGCACTCGTACCACCTTCGAGCTTGCCGCCCAGCGTCTGTCCGCTGACGTCATCTCGCTGAACGTATCGACCTCCTCGACCAGCAAGGGCGAAACCCTCACCGATACCCTGCGCAACCTGGAAGCGATGGCTGCCGACATGTTCGTCGTGCGCCACAGCGACTCGGGTGCCGCGCATTTCATTGCCGAGCACGTCAGCCCCAATGTCGCCGTGATCAACGGCGGCGATGGTCGCCACGGCCACCCGACCCAGGGCATGCTCGACATGCTCACCATCCGCCGCCACAAGGGCAGCTTCGAGAACCTCTCGGTCGCCATCGTCGGCGACATCCTGCACTCGCGCGTCGCACGCTCCGACATGCTGGCATTGAAGACGCTGGGCTGCCCGGACATCCGCGTCATCGCCCCGCGCACCCTCCTGCCGGTGGGGCTGGAAGAGCAGTACGGCGTGAAGGTCTACACCGACGCCAACGAGGGCTTGAAGGACGTCGACGTGATCATCATGCTGCGCCTGCAGCGCGAGCGCATGGCTGGCGGCCTGCTACCCAGCGAGGGCGAGTTCTTCAGGCTCTATGGTCTGACCCGGAAGCGCCTGAAGCTGGCCAAGCCCGACGCCATCGTCATGCACCCCGGCCCGATCAACCGTGGAGTGGAGATCGATTCCGCTGTCGCCGACGGCGAGCAGTCGGTGATCCTCAATCAGGTCACCTACGGCATCGCCATCCGCATGGCCGTGCTCTCCATGGCCATGAGCGGCCAGAACGCCCAACGACAGCTGGAACAGGAGGACGCGCAATGA
- the pyrR gene encoding bifunctional pyr operon transcriptional regulator/uracil phosphoribosyltransferase PyrR, with amino-acid sequence MTLPSPAELLPRMATDLRNYLAQRGIDSPRFVGIHTGGIWVAQQLLKELGSDEILGILDVSFYRDDFTRSGLHPQVRPSELPFDIDGQHLVLVDDVLMSGRTIRAALNELFDYGRPASVTLVCLLDLNARELPIRPDVVGETLSLAPNERVKLRGPAPLVLERTLLSPAL; translated from the coding sequence ATGACCCTGCCCAGCCCCGCCGAACTCCTCCCCCGCATGGCTACCGACCTGCGCAACTACCTGGCGCAACGCGGTATCGACTCGCCGCGCTTCGTCGGCATCCACACCGGCGGCATCTGGGTCGCCCAGCAATTGCTCAAGGAACTGGGTAGCGACGAGATCCTCGGCATCCTCGACGTATCCTTCTACCGCGACGACTTCACCCGCAGCGGCCTGCACCCACAGGTGCGCCCGTCGGAACTGCCGTTCGACATCGATGGCCAGCATCTGGTGCTGGTGGATGACGTGCTGATGAGCGGCCGTACCATTCGCGCGGCGCTCAACGAACTGTTCGACTATGGGCGTCCGGCCAGCGTAACTCTGGTCTGCCTGCTCGACCTGAACGCCCGCGAACTGCCGATTCGTCCGGATGTGGTCGGCGAAACCCTGTCGCTGGCCCCCAACGAGCGGGTAAAATTGCGTGGTCCCGCACCACTCGTCCTCGAGCGCACGCTTCTCAGCCCAGCGCTGTAA
- the ruvX gene encoding Holliday junction resolvase RuvX, producing the protein MMSAKPLRLLLGFDYGTKQIGVAVGQAITGQARELCVLKAQNGVPDWNRVEALIKEWQPDAIVVGLPLNMDGTPSEMSERAEKFARRLNGRYNLPVHTHDERLTTYAAKGERLAQGQRDGYRERPVDALAAALLLEGWLAEHPPA; encoded by the coding sequence CTGATGAGCGCCAAGCCCCTGCGTCTGCTGCTCGGTTTCGACTACGGGACCAAACAGATCGGCGTCGCGGTCGGTCAGGCCATCACCGGCCAGGCCCGCGAGCTCTGCGTGCTCAAGGCGCAGAACGGCGTGCCGGACTGGAATCGCGTCGAAGCACTGATAAAGGAATGGCAGCCCGACGCCATCGTCGTCGGCCTGCCGCTGAACATGGACGGCACCCCCAGCGAGATGAGCGAGCGCGCCGAGAAGTTCGCACGCCGCCTGAATGGCCGCTACAACCTGCCGGTTCATACCCACGACGAACGCCTGACCACTTACGCAGCCAAGGGTGAACGCCTGGCACAGGGCCAGCGCGACGGCTACCGCGAGCGGCCAGTGGACGCCCTGGCCGCCGCCCTGTTGCTGGAGGGCTGGCTGGCCGAACATCCCCCCGCCTGA
- a CDS encoding YqgE/AlgH family protein — protein MKSAAPSSLKHHFLIAMPHMVDPNFAQTVTYLVEHNDQGAMGLVINRPSGLSLSDVLEQLRPDELPPARCQGVTIYSGGPVQTDRGFVLHPAGRTYQATLELGELSLSTSQDVLFAIADGSGPAQHLITLGYAGWDAGQLEAELADNAWLTCPADPAVLFDTPTEQRLSAAAERLGVNLNLLTAQAGHA, from the coding sequence ATGAAAAGCGCAGCCCCCAGTTCTCTCAAGCATCACTTCCTGATTGCCATGCCGCACATGGTGGACCCGAACTTCGCCCAGACTGTCACCTACCTCGTCGAACACAACGATCAGGGTGCGATGGGCCTGGTGATCAATCGCCCCAGCGGCCTGAGTCTCTCCGACGTGCTCGAACAGTTGCGCCCGGACGAGCTGCCACCAGCGCGCTGCCAGGGCGTCACCATCTACAGCGGCGGGCCGGTACAGACCGACCGAGGTTTCGTTCTCCACCCGGCCGGACGCACCTATCAGGCCACACTGGAACTGGGCGAACTGTCGCTCTCTACGTCTCAGGACGTGCTGTTCGCCATCGCCGACGGCAGCGGGCCCGCCCAACACCTGATAACCCTCGGCTACGCTGGCTGGGACGCGGGCCAACTGGAAGCGGAACTCGCCGACAACGCCTGGCTGACATGCCCGGCTGACCCGGCGGTACTCTTCGACACGCCGACCGAGCAGCGCCTCTCCGCCGCCGCCGAACGCCTGGGCGTCAACCTCAACCTGCTCACTGCCCAGGCCGGGCACGCCTGA
- a CDS encoding energy transducer TonB — protein sequence MNAATHPDFPVSSGVRPADRLGFTLFVAAILHVAVLLGVGFTMPAPSQQSKTLEITLASFKSEKAPEKADYLAQMNQQGSGTLEHKAVPKTTEQAPFHDTEVKKVAPPATPKQATSPESPKTAVATRSPRPDKVQAKPQTPKAENVAKPAPQFDSSQLSAQISSLEADLAREQQAYAKRPRIHRLSAASTMRDKGAWYKEEWRKKIERIGNLNYPDEARRQRIYGSLRLLVSINRDGSLYEVQVLESSGQPTLDQAAQRIVRLAAPFAPFSGDLSDIDRLEIIRTWRFERGDRLSSR from the coding sequence ATGAACGCTGCAACCCATCCAGACTTCCCTGTGTCCTCCGGCGTACGCCCGGCGGACCGGCTGGGTTTCACCCTGTTCGTCGCGGCCATTCTGCATGTGGCCGTGCTCCTCGGCGTGGGCTTCACCATGCCCGCGCCGAGCCAGCAGAGCAAAACCCTGGAGATCACCCTCGCCAGCTTCAAGAGCGAAAAAGCGCCCGAAAAGGCCGACTACCTCGCCCAGATGAACCAGCAGGGCAGCGGTACCCTGGAGCACAAGGCGGTTCCCAAGACCACCGAGCAGGCGCCGTTCCACGACACCGAGGTGAAGAAGGTCGCGCCGCCGGCTACGCCGAAGCAGGCCACGAGCCCGGAATCGCCCAAGACCGCCGTTGCCACCCGCAGCCCGCGTCCGGACAAGGTGCAGGCCAAGCCGCAGACACCAAAGGCGGAAAACGTCGCCAAGCCAGCCCCGCAGTTCGACTCCAGCCAGTTGTCTGCGCAGATCTCCAGCCTTGAAGCCGACCTGGCCCGCGAGCAGCAGGCCTATGCCAAGCGCCCACGCATCCACCGCCTGAGCGCCGCCTCGACCATGCGCGACAAGGGCGCCTGGTATAAGGAAGAGTGGCGCAAGAAGATCGAGCGCATCGGCAACCTGAACTACCCGGACGAAGCCCGTCGCCAACGCATCTATGGCAGCCTGCGCCTGCTGGTATCGATCAACCGCGATGGTTCGCTCTACGAAGTGCAGGTGCTGGAATCCTCCGGTCAGCCCACGCTCGACCAGGCAGCCCAGCGTATCGTCCGCCTGGCCGCACCGTTCGCCCCCTTCAGTGGCGATCTTTCGGACATCGACCGCCTGGAAATCATCCGCACCTGGCGCTTCGAGCGCGGCGACCGCCTCTCCAGCCGGTAA
- the gshB gene encoding glutathione synthase, whose product MSVRLGIVMDPIAQINFKKDSSLAMLLAAQARGWSLFYMEQQDLYQKASEARARMRPLKVFYDASHWFELGEEADLPLSDLDVILMRKDPPFDNEFVYSTYLLEQAERSGTLIVNRPQSLRDCNEKLFATLFPQCTPPTVVSRRPDILREFASEHRDIILKPLDGMGGSMIFRHREGDPNLSVILETLTQHGRQQIMAQRYLPAIKDGDKRILMIDGEPVEYCLARIPAQGETRGNLAAGGRGVAQPLSERDRWIASEVGPELRKRGLLFVGLDVIGENLTEINVTSPTCIREIDSAYDTRIGERLMTVIEEKLKARSAS is encoded by the coding sequence ATGAGCGTACGTCTCGGGATCGTGATGGACCCCATCGCGCAGATCAACTTCAAGAAGGACAGCTCCCTGGCCATGCTCCTGGCAGCCCAGGCTCGCGGTTGGTCGCTGTTCTACATGGAACAGCAGGACCTTTACCAGAAAGCGAGCGAGGCTCGCGCCCGCATGCGCCCTCTCAAGGTGTTCTACGACGCTTCACACTGGTTCGAACTGGGAGAGGAAGCTGATCTGCCGCTGTCGGACCTCGACGTAATTCTGATGCGCAAGGATCCGCCCTTCGACAACGAGTTCGTCTACTCCACCTACCTGCTGGAACAGGCCGAACGCTCCGGCACTCTGATCGTGAACCGTCCGCAGAGTCTGCGTGACTGCAACGAGAAGCTGTTCGCAACCCTGTTTCCCCAGTGCACTCCCCCGACGGTAGTAAGCCGACGGCCAGACATTCTGCGCGAGTTTGCCTCGGAGCATCGTGACATCATTCTCAAACCCCTCGATGGCATGGGCGGATCGATGATCTTCCGCCACCGCGAAGGCGACCCGAACCTTTCGGTGATCCTCGAAACCCTTACCCAGCATGGCCGCCAGCAGATCATGGCGCAGCGCTACCTGCCGGCGATCAAGGACGGCGACAAGCGCATCCTGATGATCGATGGCGAGCCGGTGGAATACTGCCTGGCGCGCATCCCGGCCCAGGGCGAGACTCGCGGCAACCTGGCCGCCGGCGGTCGCGGCGTGGCTCAGCCGCTGTCAGAGCGCGATCGCTGGATCGCCAGTGAAGTCGGCCCGGAACTGCGCAAGCGCGGCCTGCTGTTCGTCGGCCTGGACGTGATCGGCGAGAACCTCACCGAGATCAACGTGACCAGCCCGACCTGCATCCGCGAAATCGATTCCGCCTACGACACCCGCATCGGCGAACGACTGATGACGGTCATCGAGGAAAAGCTCAAGGCGCGCAGTGCGTCATAG
- the pilG gene encoding twitching motility response regulator PilG — MEQHSDGLKVMVIDDSKTIRRTAETLLKKVGCDVITAIDGFDALAKIADTHPNIIFVDIMMPRLDGYQTCALIKNNSAFKSTPVIMLSSKDGLFDKAKGRIVGSDQYLTKPFSKEELLGAIKTHVPDFTPVEHAS, encoded by the coding sequence ATGGAACAGCATTCCGACGGTTTGAAAGTGATGGTGATCGACGACTCCAAGACGATTCGTCGCACTGCGGAAACCCTGCTGAAGAAAGTGGGCTGCGATGTCATCACAGCCATCGATGGCTTCGACGCGCTGGCGAAGATCGCCGATACCCATCCGAACATCATTTTCGTCGACATCATGATGCCGCGCCTGGATGGCTATCAGACCTGCGCCCTGATCAAGAACAACAGTGCATTCAAATCCACGCCGGTGATCATGCTGTCCTCCAAGGACGGCCTGTTCGACAAGGCCAAGGGTCGAATCGTCGGTTCCGATCAGTACCTCACCAAGCCCTTCAGCAAGGAAGAACTGCTCGGCGCGATCAAGACTCATGTGCCCGACTTCACCCCGGTGGAGCACGCTTCCTGA
- the pilH gene encoding twitching motility response regulator PilH — protein MARILIVDDSPTEMYKLTAMLEKHSHQVLKAENGADGVALARQEKPDVVLMDIVMPGLNGFQATRQLSKDPETSSIPVIIVTTKDQETDKVWGKRQGARDYLTKPVDEDTLLKTINAVLAG, from the coding sequence ATGGCTCGAATTCTGATTGTTGATGATTCTCCGACCGAGATGTACAAGCTGACCGCGATGCTGGAAAAGCATTCGCACCAGGTGCTCAAGGCCGAGAACGGTGCCGATGGCGTGGCGCTTGCCCGCCAGGAGAAACCGGACGTCGTCCTGATGGACATCGTCATGCCGGGGCTCAATGGCTTCCAGGCTACCCGCCAGTTGTCCAAGGACCCGGAGACCAGCAGCATTCCGGTGATCATCGTCACCACCAAGGATCAGGAGACCGACAAGGTCTGGGGCAAGCGCCAGGGCGCTCGCGACTACCTGACCAAGCCCGTTGACGAAGACACCCTGCTCAAGACCATCAATGCGGTGCTGGCCGGCTGA
- a CDS encoding chemotaxis protein CheW, with translation MAEVQSPFEILVQIDQRCRQLAAGLPAQREVVQSWNGIGFRMAGRLFVAPMGEVGEVLHEPRYTLLPGVRDWVKGVANVRGRLLPIMDLCGFLGAELSPLRKQRRVLVVEHQEVFAGLIVDEVFGMQHFPVDTFSEQLPPLEAVLQPFIHGVFNREQPWLVFSPHALAQHPGFLDVAS, from the coding sequence ATGGCGGAAGTCCAGAGTCCTTTCGAGATTCTCGTCCAGATCGATCAGCGCTGTCGTCAGCTGGCGGCGGGTCTGCCTGCCCAGCGCGAAGTGGTGCAGAGCTGGAACGGCATTGGCTTCCGAATGGCTGGGCGCCTGTTTGTGGCACCTATGGGGGAGGTCGGCGAGGTTCTTCATGAGCCGCGCTACACATTGCTGCCGGGGGTTCGTGACTGGGTTAAGGGAGTCGCCAACGTACGCGGTCGCTTGCTGCCCATCATGGATCTCTGCGGCTTCCTCGGCGCGGAGCTTTCGCCTCTGCGCAAACAGCGCCGCGTGCTGGTAGTGGAACACCAGGAAGTCTTCGCCGGCCTCATCGTCGATGAGGTGTTCGGCATGCAGCACTTCCCGGTGGATACCTTCAGCGAGCAGTTGCCACCCCTCGAGGCGGTCCTGCAACCCTTTATTCATGGCGTCTTCAACCGAGAACAGCCCTGGCTGGTATTCAGCCCGCATGCCCTGGCGCAGCACCCGGGCTTTCTCGACGTCGCCAGCTAG
- a CDS encoding methyl-accepting chemotaxis protein: protein MKNLKAGSLFSGARSSSLILGLFVVLIVAIVLLFANFAYLNTQSNHDKQYIGHAGELRVLSQRIAKNATEAAAGKGEAFKLLKEARNDFEKRWNILTGGDESTGLPPSPAAVQPQVAEVQKDWDVLRKNADSILASEQTVLSLHQVAATLAETIPQLQVEYEEVVDILLENGAPADQVAVAQRQSLLAERILGSVNKVLAGDENSVQAADSFGRDASLFGRVLKGMKEGNAAMSISKVTNAEAVDRLNEISELFEFVSGSVDEILETSPELFQVREAANTIFGGSQTLLDKASSLAAGFENLAAGRVFNQVASVALGIIALGAIILIGLVMVRESNRRLAETAEKNERNQAAILRLLDEIADLADGDLTVAATVTEDFTGAIADSINYSIDQLRELVETINLTAVQVAAAAQETQATAMHLAEASEHQAQEIAGASAAINEMAVSIDQVSANASESSAVAERSVAIANKGNEVVHNTITGMDNIREQIQDTSKRIKRLGESSQEIGDIVSLINDIADQTNILALNAAIQASMAGDAGRGFAVVADEVQRLAERSSAATKQIEALVKTIQTDTNEAVISMEQTTSEVVRGARLAQDAGVALEEIEKVSKTLAALIQNISNAARQQASSAGHISNTMNVIQEITSQTSAGTTATARSIGNLAKMASEMRNSVSGFKLPDIAEQA, encoded by the coding sequence ATGAAAAATCTAAAGGCAGGCAGTCTTTTTTCGGGCGCGCGCAGCAGCTCGCTGATCCTTGGACTCTTCGTGGTCCTGATCGTGGCGATCGTCTTGCTGTTCGCCAACTTCGCTTACCTCAACACCCAGTCGAACCACGACAAACAGTACATCGGCCACGCCGGCGAGCTGCGGGTGCTGTCCCAGCGTATCGCCAAGAACGCCACCGAAGCGGCGGCGGGCAAGGGCGAGGCGTTCAAGCTTCTGAAAGAGGCGCGCAACGACTTCGAGAAGCGCTGGAACATCCTGACCGGCGGTGACGAAAGCACCGGCCTGCCGCCGAGCCCGGCCGCGGTGCAGCCGCAGGTTGCCGAAGTGCAGAAGGACTGGGACGTTCTGCGCAAGAACGCCGACTCCATCCTGGCCAGCGAGCAGACCGTGCTCTCCCTGCACCAGGTTGCCGCCACCCTCGCCGAAACCATCCCGCAGCTGCAGGTGGAGTACGAGGAGGTCGTCGACATCCTGCTGGAGAACGGCGCGCCGGCAGATCAGGTCGCGGTAGCCCAGCGCCAGTCGCTGCTCGCCGAACGTATCCTCGGCTCGGTGAACAAGGTGCTCGCCGGTGACGAGAACTCGGTGCAGGCCGCCGACAGCTTCGGTCGTGACGCCAGCCTGTTCGGCCGCGTACTGAAGGGCATGAAGGAAGGCAACGCGGCGATGAGCATCTCCAAGGTGACCAACGCCGAGGCCGTTGACCGCCTCAACGAGATTTCCGAACTCTTCGAATTCGTTTCCGGCTCGGTGGATGAAATCCTCGAGACCTCGCCGGAACTGTTCCAGGTCCGTGAAGCCGCCAACACCATCTTCGGTGGTTCGCAGACCCTGCTGGACAAGGCCTCCAGCCTGGCCGCCGGCTTCGAGAACCTGGCCGCTGGCCGAGTGTTCAACCAGGTTGCCAGCGTTGCGCTGGGTATCATCGCCCTGGGCGCGATCATCCTCATCGGTCTGGTGATGGTACGTGAGTCCAACCGCCGCCTGGCCGAGACCGCCGAGAAGAACGAACGAAACCAGGCCGCGATTCTGCGATTGCTCGACGAAATTGCCGACCTCGCCGACGGCGACCTGACGGTAGCCGCGACCGTAACCGAAGACTTCACCGGCGCCATCGCAGACTCCATCAACTACTCCATCGACCAGCTCCGCGAGCTGGTGGAAACCATCAACCTGACCGCCGTGCAGGTGGCTGCCGCAGCCCAGGAAACCCAGGCCACTGCGATGCACCTGGCCGAAGCTTCCGAGCACCAGGCCCAGGAAATCGCCGGCGCGTCCGCCGCGATCAACGAGATGGCGGTGTCCATTGACCAGGTATCGGCGAACGCCTCCGAATCGTCCGCGGTAGCGGAACGTTCCGTAGCCATCGCCAACAAGGGCAACGAGGTGGTGCACAACACCATCACCGGCATGGATAACATCCGTGAGCAGATCCAGGACACCTCCAAGCGAATCAAGCGCCTGGGTGAGTCGTCCCAGGAGATCGGTGACATCGTTAGCCTGATTAACGACATTGCCGACCAGACCAACATCCTCGCACTGAACGCCGCGATCCAGGCATCCATGGCGGGCGACGCGGGCCGCGGCTTCGCGGTGGTAGCGGACGAAGTACAGCGCCTGGCGGAACGTTCTTCCGCAGCGACCAAGCAGATCGAGGCGCTGGTGAAGACCATTCAGACCGACACCAACGAAGCGGTCATCTCGATGGAGCAGACCACCTCCGAAGTGGTGCGCGGTGCACGCTTGGCGCAGGACGCCGGTGTGGCACTGGAAGAGATCGAGAAGGTATCCAAGACTCTGGCGGCGCTGATCCAGAACATCTCCAACGCCGCCCGTCAGCAGGCATCCTCTGCCGGCCACATTTCCAACACCATGAACGTGATCCAGGAGATCACCTCGCAGACCTCCGCCGGTACCACTGCCACTGCGCGCAGCATCGGAAACCTGGCGAAGATGGCGAGCGAAATGCGCAACTCCGTATCCGGCTTCAAACTGCCGGACATCGCGGAGCAGGCCTGA
- a CDS encoding protein-glutamate O-methyltransferase has translation MQASGVWSLQPLADMSAAEFRDWQALLEDRTGVVVNEQRRAFLQTSLGARMRELGINDYGSYYRQVTDGPRGAVEWSNLLDRLTVQETRFFRHKPSFDLLERYLRQRVDEVGQSRPLALWSVGCSSGEEPYSLAMVTTQVMEAAGLAPLFGVTGTDISLNALGKAREARYAARKLDEFDAGLVARFFIAQDDGRYQVVPNLVERVCCARLNVLELAKAPMSGMDVIFCQNLLIYFRRWRRREILNRLAERLAPGGMLVVGVGEVVDWHHPALEPVADERVLAFTRKG, from the coding sequence ATGCAGGCAAGTGGCGTCTGGTCGTTGCAGCCGTTGGCCGACATGTCGGCCGCGGAATTCCGCGACTGGCAGGCACTGTTGGAAGACCGCACCGGCGTTGTCGTCAACGAACAGCGCCGCGCCTTCCTGCAGACCAGCCTGGGCGCACGCATGCGCGAATTGGGCATCAACGACTATGGCAGCTACTACCGACAGGTCACCGATGGCCCGCGTGGTGCCGTGGAGTGGTCGAACCTGCTGGATCGCCTCACCGTTCAGGAAACCCGTTTCTTCCGCCACAAACCTTCGTTCGACCTGCTGGAGCGCTACCTGCGCCAGCGCGTCGATGAGGTCGGCCAGAGCAGGCCGCTGGCGCTGTGGAGTGTAGGCTGCTCCAGTGGCGAGGAGCCTTACTCCCTCGCGATGGTGACCACGCAGGTAATGGAAGCCGCCGGACTTGCGCCGCTGTTTGGCGTGACCGGGACCGACATCAGCCTCAACGCCCTCGGCAAGGCGCGCGAGGCGCGGTACGCGGCACGCAAGCTGGACGAGTTCGACGCCGGGTTGGTTGCGCGTTTCTTCATCGCGCAGGACGACGGGCGATATCAGGTAGTACCGAATCTGGTCGAGCGCGTCTGCTGCGCACGGCTGAATGTGCTGGAACTGGCGAAGGCGCCAATGTCCGGCATGGATGTGATCTTTTGCCAGAACCTGCTGATCTATTTCCGTCGCTGGCGGCGGCGGGAAATCCTCAATCGCCTGGCCGAGCGGCTGGCGCCGGGGGGAATGTTGGTGGTCGGTGTCGGCGAGGTGGTGGATTGGCACCATCCGGCCCTCGAACCGGTTGCCGATGAGCGCGTTCTGGCCTTTACCCGGAAGGGATGA